TTCTGGAAAGCGGCGCTGGGCTATGTCGATGAGCCGCCACCCGCTCCCTTCAAGACCCGCGAAGAGTGGCACGCGAGTTTCAACCTGCCGGCGGACGACTCAGTGGACGACGTGGCATGGCTCTGCGATCCCGACGGCATCGGGCCCCGGCTCTCCATCCTCAAGGTCCCCGAGCCGAAGACGGCGAAGAACCGACTCCATATCGACGTCCGGGTGCCAGGACACGGCAGCCCCGAGGAGCGGTGGGCACGGATCAGGGCGAAGTCCGAGCTGCTGGTGAAGGCGGGCGGTATCACTCTGGAGGAGTTCAACGGGCACCACATCATGATGGCCGACCCGGAAGGCAATGAGTTCTGCGTCGCCGCTGCCCGGCCTGAGGGCTGACAGGGTGCGAGGCTGCTCCCTGCGGAGCGCCGCGTTCACCGCAACCGTCTCTCGGCCCCCAATGAGTTCCCGCAAGCGGCTTATGGGCGGAACCATGGTCGGGATCTTCGGAAGTGGTTCCAACAAGAACGGCGATTGACCACTTGGTTCCAAGGAGCCTGACAAGTCAGGCCAGGCCGGGCACGCCTCCCAGGACGCCGACCGTCTCACCGCCACGCTGGAGGGGCGGGAGACCACCGTCGTCCCCGGGCTCACGGTCACCGCGCGGCCTGCGCCGTTCGACGTCAGCGACCACCAGCTGTTCAGGGACCCGTACGAGGCCGATGCCGTCGAGCTCCTGGCCGCCGCCGTGCAACCGCAGCCAGCCACTCCAACCTGCATGAACGCCACCACCCGGCTGTCCGCGTCAAGGTCGTTGGCGCAGGCGGTGATCGCCGCGGACCCGCCTGGGACCATTCCAAGGACGGCGTCGCTATGGCTCATCCGGGTCAGGCGCGGGAGTATCAGGGAAGCGCCGGGCAACGTGAGCTTGGAGACGATGCTCACCAAGATCGACAAGCTCCTGGCGGTGCGGGCGATCGGCCTGCCATGGGATCTGTTCAGCGACGTCGCGCCGAAGGTCCCGGCGGCCGGTGCGATGCTGCACGTCCGCAGACTGGCCGCCGGGGAACGCACGGCGGTCCCGGACGCGGCGCGGATCACGGGGGAGGCAGGCCTGGAGCTGGTCGCGGCAGAGACGGCCGGGACGGCCGAGGTGCTGATCTGGGAGCTGTCGGGTTGAACGGGGCGGCACGTCCGCCGTCGTTTGAGGGCCGTCTCGCCCGCCCGGGGACCGCGAACGGCTGGTCCGAAATCCCCAACTATTGGCAGCCCACTTGGCGGTGCACGCCCCAAGCGGGTTTGCGCCGTGACGGGGGCAATATGACAGCAGGATTGAGGTATCAGCGAGTAGCTGAAGTTCGCGAGAACGCCAACGGGAGTGCGAGCGCGAACAGGGCAACCGCCACCAGCCACGCTGTCATGCTGTTCGAAGGGTAGAGGGCAACGGCCCACCAGGCGTGAGCTTTGTGGCCATCGGGGTTGTAGACGCGGCCGAGAATGAGGTTGATGACGAGAAACATCATCCCTGCTCCCGCCGCCGTAGCTTCATTGGCGAGGCGGCGTGTGAGGAGCCCGAGGGCGAGAAGGAGAGTGACGTTGCGGGCGATGTCCATCCCCACCACCAATCCGGCCGCGTGTGCGAGGGCCGCAGTAAGAATGATGGCACCTTGATCAAACCGCTGGACGGGTTGGACCGCTGTGGTCTCAACGTCATGTAGATGCCGGTCCAGGCAATACATGACGGCGATGACGATCAGGACGGGGGTGAAGTAGGCGAGCTGGGCACTGCCCGTGGCCCCAAACAGGCTTGGGACAGGGACCTCGCTCGCCCCCACCGTCCAGCACACCGCGACGAGCAGGGCGAGCGCCGCAGGGGCGCTCCACCAGCGGCGCACAGTGATCGCATAGCGGTTCATGAGACGGCCCCGTTGCAGTGCTTCTGGCTCGCAGCCGCCTTGGTGAACCAGTCGGCCTGCTCGGCAGCGGGAAGCCGGCGAATCTTCTGGAGTGCCGACCATTCCGTAGGGGGCAGCGCCGCCCGTACACCCTCTTCGTCCACTCCAACCACCAGAGCAGCCCAGGCGGCGGCGGGAGAACCTGGCTGTCGGCAGTCATCCACACCAGCGAGCGCCGCTGTTCCGGTTACTGCGGATTCCGCTAGATTTGCGGCGTACTCGGCAGGGTCCTGACTGCCCCCGCGCGGGGGCAGCGACCAGTACAACGGCCACGTGCCCGCCTTGAGCGGAACCTTCGCCGAGGCGACGCGCAGCTCTTTCGGGACAGCTATTCCGGCACCCTTCAAGCGTGCGATCGGAGCCAGGGCGTCTCGCTGCAACTGTTCGGCGTAAGGCTCGTACTCCGGTGGTACACACACCCTCGGTGCTTGCCCGGTACAAGCCATGGCAACGGTGCGTGGGCTGGACGGGTTCTGGTAGCCCCAGTCCATCACCAAAGCCCGGCTGGCGACGAAGGTGACTGCCGCCACAGCAAAGGCAATGGCCACCGCCCAGGCACGTCGGCGCATCCGGGCCAAAACCCAGAAGGCGAGTGCCAAACCAGCAACAACACCCCATGGCACGAAATAGACAGCCGGGGTGACCACATCGGTGACGGTCGACAGCCCGTCGATGAAGCCACCCAGGTGACGCATCCAGGAGTTGGACATCGCGTGCGGCATGGACAGCCACGCCCAGCAGCCGATACCAGCAGCGGGTGCCGCAATACTCCTGGGCATCAAGAGCCCGAGGCACCAGCCGATGGCCAACCAGCCGAGGGGCAGCACGATCAGGTGCGCCACAGCGAGCCACCCGGCCCCACCGGGCAACACGCCCGCCGCATGGTGGGCCACGACGAGTGCCCCGATGACGAGTACGAGCAGAAGGATCAAGACCGGTGTGACAGCCCGCAAGAGTTGCCGTGCCGCGCTGCGTTGGCCGGTGGCACTCAAAGCACCGAGCAGACGATGACGACCAGCCTCCCACGCGGCAGCTGCGGCCACCGTCGGCGCGATGGCCGCGACGGCGTGGGCGGCTAGTTCACCGGACTCAACCCCATACCTCGACGGTGCGGTGAAGGCGGCGTCGTCGACGTACAGGCCTGCGTATATCGAGAGGGGAAGCACCAGCCAGGGCGTGGCCGAGGCACGGAGATTTGCCCAGGTAATCATTCGGCAGCCTCCAGGAGTGACGCGTAGGCGCTCTCCAGGCGTCGGCCAGGCGCACAGTCCGGTGCGGCACGGTCAGCGAACTCCTTGACCGTTCCCCTGAACCTCGATCTCCCCGATTCAAGGACCACGACCTCGTCGAAAGCCTCGTCGAGGTCGCCGATGTCGTGAGTGGAGACGATCACATGGACCTTGCCGCGCAGCGAAACCAGCAAGTCGAGGAGCCGGCGCCGCTGATGCGGGTCGAGTCCGACGGTGGGCTCGTCGAGAAGCAGCAGTTCGGCATCGTGAACGAGTGCCTGTGCGATAGCGACTCGCTGCTGCTGACCGCCGGACAATGTCTTGATCTTGCTGTCGATCTTTTCTGTGAGGCCGACTCGTTCGATTGCGCCCAGCGCGGCGTGCCAGGCGTCGCGTTCCCGCATGCCCTTGAGCCAGCCCACGTAAGCCACATGCTCTCTGCACGTCAGCCCGGGAAGGAACCCTGGACGCTGCGGTAGCCAGGAGACCTTGTTTCGGTATTCCCGCGTTTGTTTGCGGTTGGCCGGATCGAGCTCCCCGTACTGGACGCGTCCCGAATGCGAGAACAAGGCGCTGGCGCCAAGGGAGAGCAGGGTGCTCTTGCCCGCACCGTTGGGGCCGAGAAGTACGGTGTGGCCGGGCGAGAACGCCAGGTCCAGGCGGTCGAGGATCGGACGTGACCTGCTGCCGTATCGGAAGGTGCAGGACTGGTAATGCAGGGGCATGGGGTCCCTCGGGGCAGAAAGAGGAGCCCTCCTTCGGGGCTGCACTTGCGCAGTGTGGTGTAGCCCTGAAGGAGAGGAGGCGCTTAGTACGTTACGGTCAGTGACTTGACCCAGACATGCACGCCCACCAGGGCGTCGTTGACATTGTCGAACTGGCCGTCGGGAAACGGGAGGCGTCGCATGTCGGCGGCGGCCGTGCGCAGGCTCAGGCTCCGGCGGGCGGCCTCACGGGCAGCGCGGGCGGCGGCGCGGGGGCTGAGGTCGGTCCCGGTGACGCGGTGTCCGTGCAGCGCCAGGCCGATGGCCTGCGTGCCGATGCCGCAGGAACAGTCGAGCACCGCCGCACGGTCCTGGCCGATCAGGGCGTCCAGGGCGTCCCCCTGCCTACGGACGCTCACGTCCCAGTCTGGGTAGATCAGGTGGTAGTCGTCGGCCAGTTCGTCGTAGAAGCACGCCACCGATGTCTTGGACATGGACCGAAACTACCGTGCCTGATTCCCCGGAGGCCCTGGTCGTCCCGTGATCGGCGCGAACCCCCTCACTGACGACGGTGCCGTCATTTCCCGTGAACATCTGCGAGTGCGCTGACCGCCAACTGCTGTCGAAACTCGACGACAAACGCTGCTGCTGGACGTGAACGAAGCCACCGCCCGCCTGCGGCGTGGACCGCTTCGGTCAGGAAGCGGTCCAGGATCCCGAGCTGGCGCAGGGCCTCCGGGGTCGCGAGCGCGACCACCTCGATCCGGTGGCCGGACCGGCGATATGCCGCCGACGACGCGCGGGTTTCGTCGGGATCGGCGAGGGCGGATTCGACGACCGCGTCGAACCGGCGGACCCGGATGTGTTCTTCGACCTCGGCCTGCCAGCGGCTCGTGTCCGGCCGGACCTTCGCCCCGGCGGTGCGGACATCGGCGGCCAGGAGCGCGTCGTAGTGCCGGTGGGTGGCCTTGTAGAGGTCGCGGGCGACGCGCACGGCGCCGCCCCGGCGGTTCAGGACGCCCTGGACCAGGTCTGCGATATGGGTCTTCCCCGCGCCGGGCTGGCCGCCAACGATGACGACGACCGGGTGGCTCTGGCGCGCGGCGCCCTGCGTGAACGCCGGGAGGATCACCTGCTGCAGCGCCTGACGGCTCTCTCGCTCGGACATAGCGCCCGCGACGCTGCGCTCTTCCATCGGTTCCCCCGGACGGCTCTAGCTGTTGACAGATCAAGGTCAACATAACGCCCGTACGCAAAAAGAACGTCATTCGTACGGTGTGCGTACGCTAGTTGTACGGTTTGTGGGGTAGGGTGTTGGTCAGGAGGTGTTCCATGTCCGAGTTGTTCGACGCGGTCGACGCGCTGCTCGCGTCCCGCGCCACGCTGCCGCCACCGGCGGAGCGCAAGCGGCTGCGTGCCGCGCACGGCCTGACGATTGACGAGGTGGCAGGCGCGCTGAAGGTGCGCCGGGCCACAGTCAGCGGGTG
The sequence above is a segment of the Streptomyces sp. NBC_01224 genome. Coding sequences within it:
- a CDS encoding VOC family protein, with product MATRISLTLDCKDAKLLGGFWKAALGYVDEPPPAPFKTREEWHASFNLPADDSVDDVAWLCDPDGIGPRLSILKVPEPKTAKNRLHIDVRVPGHGSPEERWARIRAKSELLVKAGGITLEEFNGHHIMMADPEGNEFCVAAARPEG
- a CDS encoding DUF7224 domain-containing protein: MITWANLRASATPWLVLPLSIYAGLYVDDAAFTAPSRYGVESGELAAHAVAAIAPTVAAAAAWEAGRHRLLGALSATGQRSAARQLLRAVTPVLILLLVLVIGALVVAHHAAGVLPGGAGWLAVAHLIVLPLGWLAIGWCLGLLMPRSIAAPAAGIGCWAWLSMPHAMSNSWMRHLGGFIDGLSTVTDVVTPAVYFVPWGVVAGLALAFWVLARMRRRAWAVAIAFAVAAVTFVASRALVMDWGYQNPSSPRTVAMACTGQAPRVCVPPEYEPYAEQLQRDALAPIARLKGAGIAVPKELRVASAKVPLKAGTWPLYWSLPPRGGSQDPAEYAANLAESAVTGTAALAGVDDCRQPGSPAAAWAALVVGVDEEGVRAALPPTEWSALQKIRRLPAAEQADWFTKAAASQKHCNGAVS
- a CDS encoding ABC transporter ATP-binding protein, translating into MPLHYQSCTFRYGSRSRPILDRLDLAFSPGHTVLLGPNGAGKSTLLSLGASALFSHSGRVQYGELDPANRKQTREYRNKVSWLPQRPGFLPGLTCREHVAYVGWLKGMRERDAWHAALGAIERVGLTEKIDSKIKTLSGGQQQRVAIAQALVHDAELLLLDEPTVGLDPHQRRRLLDLLVSLRGKVHVIVSTHDIGDLDEAFDEVVVLESGRSRFRGTVKEFADRAAPDCAPGRRLESAYASLLEAAE
- a CDS encoding class I SAM-dependent methyltransferase; amino-acid sequence: MSKTSVACFYDELADDYHLIYPDWDVSVRRQGDALDALIGQDRAAVLDCSCGIGTQAIGLALHGHRVTGTDLSPRAAARAAREAARRSLSLRTAAADMRRLPFPDGQFDNVNDALVGVHVWVKSLTVTY
- a CDS encoding zeta toxin family protein, whose product is MEERSVAGAMSERESRQALQQVILPAFTQGAARQSHPVVVIVGGQPGAGKTHIADLVQGVLNRRGGAVRVARDLYKATHRHYDALLAADVRTAGAKVRPDTSRWQAEVEEHIRVRRFDAVVESALADPDETRASSAAYRRSGHRIEVVALATPEALRQLGILDRFLTEAVHAAGGRWLRSRPAAAFVVEFRQQLAVSALADVHGK